Within Fusobacterium gonidiaformans ATCC 25563, the genomic segment AAAAACTTTGGAAACTTTAAGAATGGCAATCACTCCATACTATTTTTCTTTGATTGATTTAGATGATCCTAATTGTCCTGTTAGAAAACAAGCAATTCCGACAATCCAAGAAATCCACCAATCAAAAGCAGATTTGTTGGATCCATTACATGAAGATGCAGACTCTCCATGCCCAGGATTGACTCATCGATATCCTGATAGAGTATTGTTACTAATCACAGATATGTGTTCAATGTATTGTAGACATTGTACTAGAAGAAGATTTGCCGGACAAAGTGATGACTCTATGCCTATGGAAAGAATTGACAGATGTATTGAATATATTGCAAAAACTCCAGAAGTAAGAGACGTTCTATTGTCAGGAGGAGATGCTTTATTAGTTTCTGATGAATTCTTAGAATCTATTATTCAAAAATTAAGAGCAATTCCTCATGTAGAAATTATTAGAATCGGATCAAGAACTCCAGTGGTATTACCTCAAAGAATTACTCCAGAATTATGCAATATGTTAAAGAAATATCATCCAATTTGGTTAAATACTCACTTTAACCATCCAAAAGAAGTAACTCCGGAAGCAAAAAAAGCTTGCGAAATGTTAGCAAATGCAGGAGTTCCTTTAGGAAACCAATCAGTATTGTTGAGAGGAGTTAACGATTCTGTTCCTGTTATGAAAAAATTGATGCACGAATTAGTTATGATGAGAGTTCGACCTTACTATATTTATCAATGTGATTTATCTATGGGATTGGAACACTTCAGAACTCCAGTTTCTAAAGGAATCGAAATCATTGAAGGATTAAGAGGACATACTTCAGGATATGCAGTACCTACTTTCGTAGTAGATGCACCTGGTGGTGGAGGAAAAACTCCGGTAATGCCTCAATATGTAATTTCTCAATCTCCACATAAAGTAATTTTAAGAAACTTTGAAGGAGTTATTACTACTTATACTGAACCTGATCATTATGAAGAAGGATTCCCAGGAGATTATGAATCAACAGGAGTATCTATGCTTCTTGGTGGTCAACAAATGGCTTTGGAACCAACTCAATTGTTAAGACATGACAGATATGCAAAACGTTTGGAAGAAGAAGCAAAAAATAAATAGAAAAAATAAAGGCGGTAGCAGGACATGATCAATACCTATACTTTCTTAAAGGAGCACAAAAGAATATCCATTATTGGAATGGAAAAAAATGTAGGAAAAACTACACTCTTGAATCAGCTAATCTTAGATATTGCAGATCAGAAGATATTGGCTTTGACTTCCATTGGACGAGATGGGGAAGAAGTAGATGTGGTGACAAGTACTCATAAACCTAAAATATTTGTGTATCCCGGAACGATAGTAGCTACCGCTAGAGATTGCCTGGCTAACTGCGATATTACCAAAGAGATTTTGTATACGACAGATTTTACAACTCCTATGGGTAATATTGTAGTTGTCAGAGCAATTACAGGGGGCTATGTTGATATTGCAGGTCCTTCCTATAATAAACAAGCAAAAGAAATTCTAAATATTATGGAAAGTTTTGGAGCAGAAATATCTATTGTAGACGGAGCTTTAGGAAGAAAAAGTTCCGCGATTGGAGAAGTAACAGATGCCACAGTTTTAGCGACGGGAGCAGCTTTTTCCTTGGATATGAGTAAGGTAATCGAGGAGACCAAAAAGACAACGATTTTATTAAATCTCCCTGATTTCCCTGTTGAAAAAAAGGAAATAGAGACTTGGATGTCGAAAGCTAGAGTCGTGATTCAGAAAAAAACTGGAGATGTAATTTTTTTAAAAGCAATTTCAACGATGGATTCTGTACAAGAAATCAAAGAGCATTTGAATCAAGATTTAGAAAATGTTTTTGTAAGAGGAGCTATTACAAGTCGTTTTCTTGATGTTTTTATTAAGAATCGTGGTAGTTTTGATAAGATAAATTTAATAGCAATAGATGGGACACGTTTTTTCATTAGCTATCAAGAATATCAAAAGGCTTTGGCATGTAATATTTCTTTTTATGTCATAAATACTATACATTTATTGTTTGTTTCTTGTAATCCTCACTCTCCTCTTGGAGTTGATTTTCCGAAGAAGGAATTTCAAAATAAATTACAGCAAGAAATTCTTTGTCATGTTATTGATGTAAAGGAGGGAGAA encodes:
- the kamA gene encoding L-lysine 2,3-aminomutase, translated to MNTVNTRAKFFPNVTDEQWNDWKWQVRNRIETLDDLKQFANLSDEESEGVVKTLETLRMAITPYYFSLIDLDDPNCPVRKQAIPTIQEIHQSKADLLDPLHEDADSPCPGLTHRYPDRVLLLITDMCSMYCRHCTRRRFAGQSDDSMPMERIDRCIEYIAKTPEVRDVLLSGGDALLVSDEFLESIIQKLRAIPHVEIIRIGSRTPVVLPQRITPELCNMLKKYHPIWLNTHFNHPKEVTPEAKKACEMLANAGVPLGNQSVLLRGVNDSVPVMKKLMHELVMMRVRPYYIYQCDLSMGLEHFRTPVSKGIEIIEGLRGHTSGYAVPTFVVDAPGGGGKTPVMPQYVISQSPHKVILRNFEGVITTYTEPDHYEEGFPGDYESTGVSMLLGGQQMALEPTQLLRHDRYAKRLEEEAKNK